In the Pseudonocardia cypriaca genome, one interval contains:
- a CDS encoding alcohol dehydrogenase catalytic domain-containing protein has product MSTAVSGRAVRWYGPKDLRLETVHLPAPGAGEVLVRVAYCGVCGSDLHEIADGPHAIPVDRPHPLSGAVAPLTLGHEFSGVVAATGPGVEGLPEGAPVALEPNYRCGRCTACREGRTEVCAAFGFAGLMGDGGMAEYALVPAYMVHRLPDGFDLAVAAVLEPAAVALHAVRRSTFSAGQTAVVVGLGPVGLIVCALLREAGAARIIGLDPVPARRELARRFGVDAVLGPDADAVEELTGGNGAHVAFEVVGSQAAVDVALSSLRSGGELLLLGLVDTLVLPAFDMVNAELRITTSVGYRDCHPELVRLVTAGRLDLAALVSDVVALADAPAVLLDMAAGAPAGIKTLVRCGEDR; this is encoded by the coding sequence GTGAGCACTGCGGTGAGCGGACGCGCCGTCCGCTGGTACGGACCGAAGGACCTGCGCCTGGAGACGGTGCACCTGCCGGCTCCGGGCGCGGGTGAGGTGCTCGTCCGGGTCGCCTACTGCGGGGTGTGCGGCAGCGACCTGCACGAGATCGCCGACGGGCCGCACGCGATCCCCGTCGACCGGCCCCACCCGTTGTCCGGTGCCGTGGCGCCGCTGACGCTCGGGCACGAGTTCTCCGGGGTGGTTGCCGCCACCGGCCCGGGGGTCGAAGGGCTTCCCGAGGGCGCGCCCGTTGCCCTGGAGCCCAACTACCGGTGCGGGCGGTGCACGGCCTGCCGGGAGGGGAGGACCGAGGTCTGCGCGGCGTTCGGGTTCGCCGGGCTCATGGGCGACGGGGGTATGGCCGAGTACGCGCTCGTCCCGGCGTACATGGTCCACCGGCTGCCCGACGGCTTCGACCTCGCGGTCGCCGCGGTGCTCGAGCCGGCCGCGGTCGCGCTGCACGCGGTCCGCCGCTCGACGTTCTCGGCCGGGCAGACCGCGGTGGTCGTCGGGCTCGGGCCGGTGGGGCTGATCGTCTGCGCGCTGCTGCGGGAGGCGGGGGCGGCGCGGATCATCGGGCTGGACCCGGTGCCGGCGCGCCGGGAGCTGGCCCGCCGGTTCGGTGTCGACGCCGTCCTCGGCCCGGACGCGGACGCCGTCGAGGAGCTCACCGGGGGAAACGGCGCGCACGTCGCGTTCGAGGTCGTCGGCTCCCAGGCCGCGGTGGACGTCGCGCTGTCGAGCCTGCGCAGCGGCGGTGAGCTGTTGCTGCTCGGGCTGGTCGACACGCTGGTGCTCCCGGCGTTCGACATGGTCAACGCCGAGCTCCGGATCACCACCAGCGTGGGCTACCGCGACTGCCACCCGGAGCTGGTCCGGCTGGTCACGGCCGGACGGCTCGACCTGGCCGCGCTGGTCTCGGACGTGGTGGCGCTCGCCGACGCCCCGGCGGTGCTGCTCGACATGGCCGCCGGTGCGCCGGCCGGGATCAAGACGCTCGTCCGGTGCGGGGAGGACCGGTGA
- a CDS encoding helix-turn-helix domain-containing protein, with translation MMADGQEDDLPEGGFAEVRGGPTVLRILVGAQLRRLREASGISREEAAYAIRGSEAKMSRIESGRVGFKPRDVADLLTMYGLTEGSARDVVLSLAEQANEPSWWHRYSDTMPDWFSTYVGLEQAATIIRTYEAQYVPGLLQTEAYAHAVVNLGEAVRSDEVSKRVELRMHRQQLLHLPKPPEYWAVIDEAVLRRNLGGRKAMREQLDHILEASRLPHITVQVVPFDRSDVAAVGGPFTLLRFAEPDLPDIVYLEQLNSALYLNKDVDVMNYLQIMNRLAAGALTPQLSTDLIASVRDAL, from the coding sequence ATGATGGCCGATGGCCAGGAGGACGACCTGCCTGAGGGCGGGTTCGCCGAGGTTCGGGGCGGTCCTACGGTCTTGCGCATCCTCGTCGGCGCGCAGCTTCGCCGACTTCGCGAAGCGAGCGGCATCAGCCGAGAGGAAGCCGCGTACGCCATCCGCGGTTCCGAAGCGAAGATGAGTCGTATCGAGTCGGGCCGGGTCGGGTTCAAGCCGCGAGATGTCGCCGACCTCCTGACCATGTACGGGCTCACCGAGGGGTCGGCCCGGGACGTGGTGCTGAGCCTGGCCGAGCAGGCCAACGAGCCGAGCTGGTGGCACCGGTACAGCGACACGATGCCCGACTGGTTCTCCACCTACGTCGGGCTGGAGCAGGCCGCCACGATCATTCGTACCTACGAGGCGCAGTACGTACCGGGTCTGCTGCAGACCGAGGCCTACGCCCACGCGGTGGTCAACCTCGGCGAGGCCGTTCGATCCGATGAGGTGAGCAAGCGCGTCGAGCTGCGGATGCACCGCCAGCAGTTGCTCCACCTGCCGAAACCCCCCGAGTACTGGGCGGTGATCGACGAGGCGGTGCTGCGCCGGAACCTGGGTGGCAGGAAGGCCATGCGCGAGCAGCTCGACCACATCCTCGAGGCCAGCAGGCTGCCGCACATCACGGTGCAGGTCGTGCCCTTCGACCGCAGTGACGTCGCAGCAGTCGGCGGCCCGTTCACCCTGCTGCGCTTCGCGGAGCCCGATCTCCCCGACATCGTCTACCTCGAACAGCTCAACAGCGCCCTTTACCTGAACAAGGACGTCGACGTGATGAACTACCTCCAGATCATGAACCGGCTGGCCGCCGGGGCTTTGACCCCCCAGCTGTCCACCGATCTGATCGCATCCGTACGCGACGCGCTCTGA
- a CDS encoding SAM-dependent methyltransferase, giving the protein MSSEFSSSGAGPAVDESVPHSARIWNYWQGGKDYYAVDKEAGDQYIAVFPGIVDIARSMRYFLRRSVRYLAGEAGVSQFLDVGTGLPTADNTHQVAQQVNPAARIVYVDNDPTVLAHARALLTSTPEGATAYIDTDLTDTDVVLAEAGKTLDVTKPIAVTINGVLGHTNDYAVALGVVHGIMDRLPSGSYLAFSDSTTEDEAFNQAQQGYDDTGAVPYKLWTPEELAGFFDGLELVEPGLVPIPMWRPEPGDEPKALPTLAGVGRKP; this is encoded by the coding sequence ATGAGCAGCGAGTTCTCTAGCTCAGGCGCCGGGCCGGCGGTCGACGAGTCTGTTCCCCACTCGGCGCGCATCTGGAACTACTGGCAGGGCGGCAAGGACTACTACGCCGTTGACAAAGAGGCCGGTGACCAGTACATCGCGGTCTTCCCGGGAATCGTCGACATCGCGCGGAGCATGCGCTACTTCCTGCGTCGTAGCGTCCGCTACCTGGCCGGCGAGGCCGGAGTGTCGCAGTTCCTGGACGTAGGCACCGGGCTGCCCACCGCTGACAACACGCACCAGGTCGCCCAGCAGGTCAACCCGGCCGCGCGCATCGTCTACGTCGACAACGACCCCACCGTGCTGGCGCACGCCCGTGCCCTGCTGACCAGCACCCCCGAAGGGGCCACGGCGTACATCGACACCGACCTGACCGACACCGACGTGGTGCTCGCCGAGGCCGGGAAGACGCTGGACGTGACCAAGCCGATCGCGGTCACCATCAACGGCGTCCTCGGACACACCAACGACTACGCGGTGGCGTTGGGGGTCGTGCACGGAATCATGGACAGGCTGCCGTCGGGTAGCTACCTGGCATTCTCTGATTCCACCACCGAGGACGAGGCGTTCAACCAGGCGCAGCAGGGCTATGACGACACGGGCGCGGTCCCGTACAAGCTGTGGACCCCGGAGGAGCTCGCCGGCTTCTTCGACGGTCTGGAGTTGGTGGAGCCCGGCCTGGTGCCGATTCCGATGTGGCGCCCCGAGCCCGGCGACGAGCCCAAGGCGCTGCCCACGCTCGCGGGCGTGGGCCGCAAGCCCTAG
- a CDS encoding polysaccharide lyase family 7 protein: MPALTMPMALAATAVLTLQPAMVPAPPADPCAVVQAVGVGGVLPPICLPPVIPEAEPPRAQGAASKPGDLLDLENWFLTLPIGPPGDPDSIDQPELLDYRSEWFDLTPDGAGVVFRAPAGGVTTKNSKYPRSELREMNGEEKAAWSNTEGTHTLQTRQAITEVPRAKPEVVSAQIHDGGDDVMQIRLEGPTLVAQYADGKEQIVIDPDYRLGTPFDLRIVAANGRITVFYDGEQRAEIERSGSSWYWKIGAYTQSNPERGDGADAEGEVVVYSLSIEHTGGASPS, from the coding sequence GTGCCGGCCCTCACCATGCCCATGGCACTGGCCGCGACGGCCGTGCTGACCCTCCAACCGGCGATGGTGCCCGCTCCGCCGGCGGACCCGTGCGCGGTGGTCCAGGCGGTCGGGGTCGGCGGGGTGCTTCCGCCGATCTGCCTGCCGCCCGTGATCCCCGAGGCCGAGCCGCCGCGCGCCCAGGGTGCCGCGAGCAAGCCGGGGGACCTCCTCGATCTCGAGAACTGGTTCCTCACGCTGCCCATCGGCCCCCCGGGCGACCCCGACTCCATCGACCAGCCCGAGCTGCTGGACTACCGCAGCGAGTGGTTCGACCTCACCCCGGACGGCGCCGGCGTGGTGTTCCGCGCCCCGGCCGGTGGCGTGACCACGAAGAACAGCAAGTACCCCCGATCCGAGCTGCGCGAGATGAACGGGGAGGAGAAGGCCGCCTGGTCCAACACGGAGGGCACCCACACGCTCCAGACCCGCCAGGCGATCACCGAGGTGCCGCGGGCCAAGCCGGAGGTGGTGTCCGCCCAGATCCACGACGGCGGCGACGACGTCATGCAGATCCGGCTGGAGGGCCCGACGCTCGTCGCCCAGTACGCCGACGGGAAGGAACAGATCGTCATCGATCCGGACTACCGGCTCGGCACCCCCTTCGACCTGCGCATCGTGGCTGCGAACGGGCGGATCACCGTCTTCTACGACGGCGAGCAGCGCGCTGAGATCGAACGCAGCGGGAGCAGCTGGTACTGGAAGATCGGCGCCTACACGCAGTCGAACCCGGAGCGCGGCGACGGGGCCGACGCCGAGGGTGAGGTCGTCGTGTACTCGCTGTCGATCGAGCACACCGGCGGGGCGAGTCCCTCCTAG
- a CDS encoding 2,4'-dihydroxyacetophenone dioxygenase family protein, whose protein sequence is MMSEAGTEFWRGLKPIADALKPDAQPEVFHQLAPIDDERYYVPLSPTVGSRPLWISPRDNRWADILWARSAGLVNRHYHPHEVFAYTISGRWGYLEQEWTATAGSFVFETPGEGHTLVAYESDEPMRCFFVVKGPLIWLDENGDSCGHFDVHDYLALCRKHYAETGVGADVIDTLIR, encoded by the coding sequence ATGATGTCCGAGGCGGGAACAGAGTTCTGGCGTGGGCTCAAGCCCATCGCCGACGCGCTGAAGCCGGATGCGCAGCCCGAGGTCTTCCACCAGCTCGCGCCGATCGACGACGAGCGCTACTACGTCCCGCTGAGCCCGACCGTGGGCTCGCGGCCGCTGTGGATCTCGCCCCGGGACAACCGGTGGGCCGACATCCTGTGGGCGCGCTCCGCGGGGCTCGTGAACCGGCACTACCACCCGCACGAGGTGTTCGCGTACACGATCTCGGGGAGGTGGGGCTACCTCGAGCAGGAGTGGACCGCGACGGCGGGCTCGTTCGTGTTCGAGACCCCCGGCGAGGGGCACACGCTCGTCGCCTACGAGTCCGACGAGCCGATGCGCTGCTTCTTCGTGGTCAAGGGCCCGCTGATCTGGCTCGACGAGAACGGCGACAGCTGCGGCCACTTCGACGTCCACGACTACCTCGCGCTCTGCCGCAAGCACTACGCGGAGACCGGGGTGGGCGCCGACGTCATCGACACGCTGATCCGCTGA
- a CDS encoding APC family permease, with protein sequence MSQGEVAARTSEAPQLRRAITRTALLLFVVGDVLGAGIYTLVGEAAVQARGALWLALLVALGLALLTAASYVELVTRFPRAGGAAVFAHRAFRSDAVSFLVGFCGLAAGVTSVGALALAFAGEYLDALVPLPTLPVALVFLAAIGLLNARGISESMGANIVMTLLEAAGLVLVVVLGAVVAGRGGADAARLADLPPGGVSGVALGVLAAASLAFYSFVGFETSANVAEETRDVSRNYPRALIGGLLLAGALYVLVGLTVTLTVPADRLAGSSGPLLEVVRVADVGVPAWLFSVVALVAVANTALLSGIYSSRLAYGMAADGVLPAVLTRVLPRRRTPWVAILASLAVSTALTFTGDLGDLANTVVLLLLVTFASTNLAVIVLRRRPNEGEPDHVRVPIVLPWLGLASCVALATQQEPTVWLRAALLLLVGVALYGATRLGERFARRS encoded by the coding sequence GTGAGCCAAGGGGAAGTCGCCGCCAGAACGAGCGAGGCGCCGCAGCTGCGGCGCGCCATCACCCGGACCGCGCTGCTGCTGTTCGTGGTCGGGGACGTCCTCGGTGCCGGCATCTACACCCTGGTCGGGGAGGCCGCGGTGCAGGCGCGCGGCGCCCTGTGGCTCGCGCTGCTGGTCGCGCTCGGGCTGGCGCTGCTGACGGCGGCCTCCTACGTGGAGCTGGTCACCCGCTTCCCGCGCGCCGGCGGGGCCGCGGTCTTCGCCCACCGCGCCTTCCGCAGCGACGCGGTCTCGTTCCTGGTGGGCTTCTGCGGGCTGGCGGCCGGTGTCACCAGCGTGGGCGCCCTCGCGCTCGCCTTCGCGGGCGAGTACCTCGATGCGCTGGTCCCGCTGCCGACGCTGCCGGTCGCGCTGGTGTTCCTCGCCGCGATCGGCCTGCTCAACGCGCGCGGCATCAGCGAGTCGATGGGCGCCAACATCGTCATGACGCTGCTGGAGGCCGCCGGGCTGGTCCTGGTCGTCGTGCTCGGCGCGGTGGTGGCCGGCCGCGGCGGCGCCGATGCGGCCCGGCTCGCCGACCTGCCGCCCGGCGGTGTCTCCGGCGTGGCGCTCGGGGTGCTCGCTGCGGCGTCGCTCGCGTTCTACTCGTTCGTCGGGTTCGAGACCTCGGCCAACGTCGCCGAGGAGACCCGCGACGTGTCCCGCAACTACCCGCGCGCGCTGATCGGTGGGCTGCTCCTGGCAGGGGCCCTCTACGTGCTGGTCGGGCTGACAGTCACGCTCACGGTGCCCGCCGACCGGCTCGCCGGCTCCAGCGGACCGTTGCTCGAGGTCGTGCGCGTGGCCGATGTCGGGGTGCCGGCCTGGCTGTTCTCGGTCGTCGCCCTCGTGGCGGTCGCCAACACCGCGCTGCTTTCCGGCATCTACTCCAGCCGGCTCGCCTACGGGATGGCCGCGGACGGGGTCCTGCCGGCCGTGCTCACCCGGGTCCTCCCGCGACGCCGGACCCCGTGGGTCGCCATCCTGGCCAGCCTCGCCGTCTCGACGGCTCTCACCTTCACGGGCGACCTCGGCGATCTCGCCAACACCGTCGTCCTGCTGCTGCTCGTCACGTTCGCGAGCACGAACCTCGCGGTGATCGTCCTGCGCCGTCGCCCGAACGAAGGGGAGCCCGACCACGTCCGCGTCCCGATAGTGCTGCCCTGGCTGGGGCTGGCCTCCTGCGTCGCGCTCGCCACCCAGCAGGAGCCGACCGTGTGGCTGCGCGCCGCGCTGCTGCTGCTGGTCGGAGTGGCGCTCTACGGTGCTACCCGGCTGGGCGAGCGGTTCGCCCGGCGCTCATAG
- a CDS encoding permease prefix domain 1-containing protein, with protein MDHVEEQIAEWRAYVAKAPAVEDRDVDELEAHLRDQIAELDAANLTADEAFLVAVKRMGDLDSLSREFAREHSDRLWKQLVLSGDDEPVRSSGGWLEALVPAVGAAVAVQVARLAAGFPAEEPGWLLRNVGLLVLPFLAGYFLRRRRLDTRAWLLTAVPFVVAALVVNLYPYPPGSATELLVALHLPVVLWFAVAYPYMGGTIRSHERRMDFVRFTGEWAIYYVLIALGGGVLLLLTGAILDPIGLDVDRIAEWVVPSGAAGAVIVASWLVESKQHVVENMAPVLTVLFTPLFAVMLTVAAVTYVVSGVAAAFDRELLSVFDALMVVVLGLVLYAMSARDPSRPAGLMDRIQLLAVGSALLLDAMVLGSMVARIGELGLTPNRVAALGLNLVLLVNLAEAARLSIRFHTGRTHFHRVERWQTRYLPVFAIWAAAVVAVLPPLFAFA; from the coding sequence ATGGATCACGTGGAGGAGCAGATCGCCGAGTGGCGGGCCTACGTCGCGAAGGCCCCGGCGGTCGAGGACCGCGACGTCGACGAGCTGGAGGCGCATCTCCGCGACCAGATCGCCGAGCTCGACGCGGCCAACCTCACGGCCGACGAGGCGTTCCTCGTCGCCGTGAAGCGGATGGGCGACCTCGACAGCCTCTCCCGCGAGTTCGCCCGGGAGCACAGCGATCGACTGTGGAAGCAGCTCGTCCTGAGCGGTGACGACGAACCGGTGCGCTCCTCGGGCGGGTGGCTCGAGGCGCTCGTTCCCGCGGTGGGCGCGGCGGTCGCGGTGCAGGTCGCGCGACTCGCAGCCGGGTTCCCCGCCGAGGAACCGGGCTGGCTCCTGCGCAACGTCGGCCTGCTCGTGCTGCCGTTCCTCGCCGGATACTTCCTCCGGAGGCGGCGGCTCGACACCCGGGCATGGCTGCTCACGGCCGTGCCGTTCGTGGTCGCGGCACTCGTGGTCAACCTCTACCCCTACCCCCCGGGCTCGGCCACGGAGCTGCTCGTCGCGCTCCACCTGCCCGTCGTGCTCTGGTTCGCGGTCGCCTACCCGTACATGGGCGGCACGATCCGATCGCACGAGCGCCGCATGGACTTCGTCCGCTTCACCGGCGAGTGGGCCATCTACTACGTGCTCATCGCGCTCGGGGGCGGTGTGCTGCTCCTGCTCACCGGCGCGATCCTCGATCCGATCGGCCTCGACGTCGATCGGATCGCCGAATGGGTGGTGCCGTCCGGCGCGGCCGGTGCCGTGATCGTGGCGTCCTGGCTCGTCGAGTCCAAGCAGCACGTGGTGGAGAACATGGCGCCGGTGCTCACGGTGCTCTTCACCCCGCTGTTCGCCGTGATGCTGACCGTCGCCGCGGTCACCTACGTCGTGTCCGGCGTAGCCGCAGCGTTCGACCGCGAGCTGCTCTCGGTCTTCGACGCCCTCATGGTGGTGGTGCTGGGACTCGTCCTCTACGCGATGTCGGCGCGAGACCCGTCCCGGCCGGCCGGACTGATGGATCGCATCCAACTGCTCGCCGTCGGAAGCGCCCTCCTGCTCGACGCCATGGTGCTCGGCTCGATGGTCGCTCGGATCGGCGAGCTCGGACTGACCCCGAACCGGGTGGCCGCGCTCGGCCTCAACCTCGTTCTCCTCGTGAACCTTGCGGAGGCCGCGCGGCTCTCGATCCGGTTCCACACGGGGCGGACCCACTTCCACCGCGTCGAGCGGTGGCAGACCCGGTACCTGCCCGTTTTCGCCATCTGGGCAGCTGCGGTCGTCGCGGTCCTCCCTCCGCTCTTCGCGTTCGCGTGA
- a CDS encoding PadR family transcriptional regulator, with translation MQIDKDLVAASATPLVLAILADGESYGYAILKQVRELSGGELEWTDGMLYPLLHRLCRLGYVTTEWRTPPEGRRRRYYAITDDGRAALAEQRRQWVTVTRALDHVWRGPGGLMPALGEA, from the coding sequence GTGCAGATCGACAAGGACCTCGTCGCAGCGTCGGCGACACCGCTCGTGCTGGCGATCCTCGCCGACGGCGAGAGCTACGGCTACGCGATCCTGAAGCAGGTGCGCGAGCTCTCGGGGGGTGAGCTCGAATGGACCGACGGGATGCTCTATCCCCTGCTCCACCGCCTCTGCCGGCTCGGGTACGTGACGACGGAGTGGCGGACGCCGCCCGAAGGACGTCGCCGCAGGTACTACGCGATCACCGACGACGGCCGAGCCGCGCTCGCCGAGCAGCGACGGCAGTGGGTGACGGTCACCCGAGCCCTGGACCACGTCTGGCGCGGCCCGGGTGGGTTGATGCCGGCACTCGGTGAGGCCTGA
- a CDS encoding helix-turn-helix domain-containing protein — translation MPAATVVSSVSTAGVAMGDRLAYWEDYNADALVGLTCSTYQPDGLLARQRNLSLDAFRVADIAGNPHAIERAPRMVRSRPKDATFVSMMVEGDAFFYHSGGCLTLRPGDTVVYDTDQPYLFGFSSSMRQLLVDIPQQLFAERCGQVPASQGPVLVPGDDPGVSGVSARALRRMLLELVADPVAASNAVGEQVLDLVQTVRSGRGSSSSTAHLLSAKAFIAGHLGDPRLCADVVARAVGVTPRHLNRAFAAEETTVAQYIVARRLDRARADLTSAHLAHFRIADIAFRWGFSSQAHFSRLFRARFGCSPSQVRTTVGFA, via the coding sequence GTGCCAGCTGCGACCGTGGTCTCGTCCGTGTCCACCGCCGGGGTCGCGATGGGCGACCGGCTGGCGTACTGGGAGGACTACAACGCGGACGCGCTGGTCGGGCTGACCTGCAGCACCTACCAGCCCGACGGGCTGCTGGCCCGCCAGCGCAACCTGAGCCTGGACGCCTTCCGGGTGGCCGACATCGCCGGCAACCCGCACGCGATCGAGCGGGCTCCGCGGATGGTGCGCTCCCGGCCGAAGGACGCGACGTTCGTGTCGATGATGGTCGAGGGCGATGCGTTCTTCTACCACTCGGGCGGCTGCCTGACCCTGCGTCCGGGCGACACCGTCGTCTACGACACCGACCAGCCGTACCTGTTCGGGTTCAGCAGCTCCATGCGGCAGCTGCTGGTCGACATCCCCCAGCAGCTGTTCGCCGAGCGGTGCGGGCAGGTGCCGGCGAGCCAGGGACCGGTGCTGGTGCCCGGCGACGATCCCGGGGTGTCGGGAGTGAGCGCCCGTGCGCTGCGCCGCATGCTGCTCGAGCTGGTCGCAGACCCCGTCGCCGCCTCGAACGCGGTGGGGGAGCAGGTCCTCGACCTGGTGCAGACCGTGCGGTCGGGCCGGGGCTCGTCGAGCAGCACCGCGCACCTGCTGTCCGCGAAGGCCTTCATCGCCGGCCACCTCGGCGACCCGCGGCTGTGCGCCGACGTCGTCGCCCGCGCGGTCGGCGTGACACCCCGGCACCTGAACCGCGCGTTCGCCGCCGAGGAGACGACCGTCGCGCAGTACATCGTCGCCCGCCGCCTGGACCGGGCGAGAGCCGACCTCACGTCCGCCCACCTGGCGCACTTCCGGATCGCCGACATCGCGTTCCGGTGGGGCTTCTCATCGCAGGCGCACTTCAGCCGGCTGTTCCGCGCCCGGTTCGGCTGCTCCCCGTCGCAGGTGCGGACGACGGTGGGGTTCGCGTGA
- a CDS encoding DUF397 domain-containing protein: MDSASLRWRKSGHSNPNGSCVELAPVVGGRVAMRNSRFPEGDVLVHTAGEFAAFLLGAKHGEFDDLAEGGRAGLP; this comes from the coding sequence GTGGATAGCGCGTCGCTGCGGTGGCGCAAGAGCGGGCACAGCAACCCGAACGGCTCGTGCGTGGAGCTCGCGCCAGTGGTCGGCGGCCGGGTCGCGATGCGCAACTCGCGGTTCCCGGAGGGGGATGTGCTCGTCCACACCGCAGGAGAGTTCGCGGCGTTCCTGCTCGGCGCGAAGCACGGCGAGTTCGACGACCTGGCCGAGGGCGGGCGCGCCGGACTTCCGTGA
- a CDS encoding SDR family NAD(P)-dependent oxidoreductase, whose translation MTFAADLFAGRTVAVTGGTSGIGAGTALRFAELGATVHAWGLDARGVEAPRHERIGVAEVDVTDTAGLAAAFGALPALDVLVCCAGISRDRDEYGVDVFATVLEVNLTATMHAAELGRPLLARSGGSVVTTASMYSFFGAADRPAYAASKGGIAQLTRSLAAEYAADGIRVNAVAPGWIDTPLSRGLQADAVASGEILRRMPFGRWGRPRDVADVVVFLASGAASYVTGVVLPVDGGYLTT comes from the coding sequence GTGACGTTCGCCGCTGACCTCTTCGCCGGCCGGACGGTCGCCGTCACCGGCGGGACGTCGGGCATCGGCGCCGGCACCGCGCTGCGCTTCGCCGAGCTCGGCGCCACCGTGCACGCCTGGGGCCTCGACGCGAGGGGAGTCGAGGCACCGCGGCACGAACGGATCGGTGTCGCGGAGGTCGACGTGACCGACACCGCCGGGCTGGCCGCGGCGTTCGGTGCCCTGCCGGCGCTCGACGTCCTCGTCTGCTGTGCGGGGATCAGCCGTGATCGGGACGAGTACGGGGTGGACGTGTTCGCGACGGTCCTGGAGGTCAACCTCACCGCCACGATGCACGCCGCCGAGCTGGGCAGGCCGCTGCTGGCCCGGTCCGGTGGCAGCGTCGTCACGACGGCGTCGATGTACTCCTTCTTCGGCGCGGCCGACCGGCCGGCGTACGCGGCGAGCAAGGGCGGGATCGCGCAGCTGACCCGCTCGCTGGCCGCCGAGTACGCCGCTGACGGGATCCGGGTCAACGCGGTCGCGCCCGGCTGGATCGACACGCCGCTCTCCCGTGGCCTGCAGGCCGACGCGGTGGCGAGCGGTGAGATCCTGCGCCGCATGCCGTTCGGGCGGTGGGGCCGGCCGCGCGACGTCGCCGACGTGGTGGTGTTCCTCGCGTCCGGCGCCGCGTCCTACGTGACCGGCGTCGTCCTGCCGGTGGACGGGGGCTACCTCACGACGTGA
- a CDS encoding MFS transporter — protein sequence MADTAAARVPAAYVPPPRGGRYENVLLAVLFATFGFVFFDRLALNFLTPYFKDELGLNNAQIGLLGGIPALTWAIAGISVGYLSDRVDRRKPLLIGAILTFTLFSALSGLVGGLASLLLFRALMGAAEGAVLPLSQPLMLHSSTPRRRGLNMGLVQGSSAGLLGGVLGPIVTVWIAESFGWRAAFYATVIPGLVMAALVLWLVRDLRVRHPATVAVDDEVGPEDTASGWGAVLRHRNIVVCLAIAVFFLTWFLTTQTFTPLYLVEVKGFGPGEVGFVLSGIGIAWVLWGALVPGISDRIGRKPTMIGFSAVAAVSPLAIMVIDSPGLLFGALVLTYTGLGCFTLFMATIPAETVPRAVMATALGLIMGVGEVVGGFVAPALAGQLSDVFGLGAAMFVSAGAAVVVTLLSLALTETAPVRVRR from the coding sequence ATGGCCGACACCGCTGCCGCCCGCGTTCCCGCTGCCTATGTGCCACCGCCGCGCGGCGGTCGTTACGAGAACGTCCTGCTGGCCGTCCTGTTCGCGACCTTCGGGTTCGTCTTCTTCGACCGGCTCGCCCTGAACTTCCTGACCCCGTACTTCAAGGACGAGCTCGGGCTGAACAACGCCCAGATCGGCCTGCTCGGCGGGATCCCGGCGCTGACCTGGGCGATCGCCGGGATCAGCGTCGGTTATCTGTCCGACCGCGTCGACCGGCGCAAGCCGCTGCTGATCGGGGCGATCCTCACCTTCACGCTGTTCTCGGCGCTGTCGGGGCTGGTCGGCGGGCTCGCCAGCCTGCTGCTGTTCCGGGCGCTCATGGGCGCGGCCGAGGGGGCCGTGCTGCCGCTGTCGCAGCCGCTGATGCTGCACTCGTCCACCCCGCGCAGGCGCGGACTCAACATGGGGCTGGTGCAGGGATCGTCGGCGGGTCTGCTCGGCGGCGTCCTCGGCCCGATCGTCACGGTCTGGATCGCCGAGTCGTTCGGCTGGCGCGCGGCCTTCTACGCCACCGTGATCCCCGGACTGGTCATGGCGGCCCTGGTGCTCTGGCTCGTCCGGGACCTGCGCGTGCGGCACCCCGCGACGGTGGCCGTCGACGACGAGGTCGGGCCCGAGGACACCGCGAGCGGCTGGGGAGCGGTGCTGCGGCACCGCAACATCGTGGTCTGCCTGGCGATCGCCGTGTTCTTCCTGACCTGGTTCCTGACGACCCAGACATTCACCCCGCTCTACCTCGTCGAGGTGAAGGGGTTCGGGCCGGGCGAGGTCGGGTTCGTCCTGAGCGGGATCGGGATCGCATGGGTGTTGTGGGGTGCGCTCGTCCCCGGGATCTCCGACCGGATCGGGCGGAAGCCGACGATGATCGGCTTCTCGGCGGTCGCGGCCGTGTCGCCGCTGGCGATCATGGTGATCGACAGTCCCGGCCTGCTGTTCGGCGCGCTCGTGCTGACCTACACCGGGCTCGGCTGCTTCACCCTGTTCATGGCGACGATCCCGGCGGAGACGGTGCCGCGCGCGGTCATGGCGACGGCGCTGGGCCTGATCATGGGCGTCGGCGAGGTCGTGGGCGGGTTCGTGGCTCCCGCGCTCGCCGGGCAGCTGTCGGACGTGTTCGGGCTCGGCGCCGCGATGTTCGTCTCCGCGGGCGCCGCGGTGGTCGTGACGCTGCTCAGCCTCGCCCTGACCGAGACCGCACCCGTCCGGGTCCGCCGGTGA